Within Geotrypetes seraphini chromosome 13, aGeoSer1.1, whole genome shotgun sequence, the genomic segment AAACGGAGAGAACGACGCagcatccccccaggaagattTATTCCTCGGCTATGGAACCAGTGGCCCACACAGAAAAGATCACTGAACTCACTGATGGCCTTCCAAAGAGCAGTGAAAAATCTCCTCGTCTGCTAAAACTGCCATCAGCAGACGGACTCCTCTCGATAAGCTTCCTTCTATGTGCTCCTTATTTGGTGACTCGTCAAAAGCGCGCCAACAATACCGCAACGACATTTGCGCGCAGGACATATgtccgccgctgctgctttcaAGCCTCTCTGTTAGTGTCCATTAAGGAGGGAATTGCAAAGGTGAGAGGCAAAGGTATGAGGAGCCTGAAACCTGAGAACTCTCGAGATAATGCTTTGAGCAAGATGGGTGGGGGGAACGCAAATATtgcttactagtcttatagcccgttacattaacgggtgctagaatatatgtgtgtgtgtctctctttatttctttctctctctctctctctctctccttagctgctttctttctttctttttccttggctgtccatcaccaccccttgcctgctccccctgtccattctcccttccttttacctcccctgtgtccaccaccactccttcacaggtctccttatgcagcagcagcccttctccctttgttttacttcccccctgtccagcagcaccttccttctccccctgtccaacattaggcctccgttcctttttcttcacctccccccgtccatcagcacctctttccttctccccctgtccagcagtaggcatcccttcctttttctccccccctcctccttcttatccctatgatacacttaccttgctctgcccatgatcagaggctcccgacagccgcccagttgcacccattggaaaagttccctctgcggcatcccgcacccctcctgacgtgactcccgctgtcccgcacctgcccctgtgtctttcttcttgtctttctgtgtccctccctccatctgtctgtccaaagcagcatttcctccccccacaccagttccctgtgcacctgcccctgtgtctttcttcttgtctttctgtgtcccttcctccctctgtctgtccaaagcagcattccctccccccacaccagttccctgtgcacctgcccctgtgtctttcttcttgtctttctgtgtcccttcctccctctgtctgtctgtgcaaagctgcattccctccccccacaccagttccctgtgcctgcattagcgtttcctctaccctctttcccttcccacagtcgcgactacaaacagtCGCGGGCCCAAGTCATTTggcgccccccctcttcccttgctgcgggcccgactggcgatttaagcagcgtgtcagcactcttcacacgctgcttcggacccttctactgccctgatttgctccggacgtgccagagtaaatcagggcagtagaagggcccgaagcagcgtgtgaagagtgctgacatgctgcttaaatcgccagtcgggcccgcggcaagggaagaggggggggggccggcaaatgagtcgggtcccggacAGCGGTGCTCCACGTAGCCCTTGGCCAGAGACGCAGTCACGCTAGCCTACTGCCGTAGGAGCGCGTTTTGGTGCGGGCCAGGCTCTGGGAGAGCTCACGCAGACCTCCATcacgaaaaacagcactaccggtcaaagtttatttttaaagtttaaagccgctgcggcggctcctcgcacTATTGCtgtctgcgtcggaagccttctccgacgcaggtgtggctgatgagaggagccgccgcagcggcgttaaactttaaaataaacttcggTCGGTAATGCTGTTTTTCCTTGATGGAGATGTGCGCGAGCAGGAAGGCGAGTTCCGTAGCGGGAGTAGGTGAGAGGGAGCATTAGAAGTGGATTGGCAGCCGCCAGAGCTcctaactttgtttctttaggcagccccggttgtttcctTTGATTCAATGTTCATTAGGGTTCGCCGGTCGCCgcaccgtgagagccgggtgagagctgctaccctcagctgtttgtttttgtttgtttgtttgtttttgtagttgaaagccgccgccgccgcaattAGGGTTCGCCGGTCGCCAgcaccgtgagagccgggtgagagcggcaaCCCCCAgctgtgtattatttatttattttttttttagttgaaagccgccgccgcagctcctccctcgatcctggtgcagttcgagagaggagccgtggcggcagcttgagcataagcgcgatggACGCAGAaccatgcacagtgagagccggggccgcgcatgcgcactctcatgttcgcgacagatcagggaacacgttttttttagtgcgcatgcgcggcctagcattttattatattagatagcctGGTTACTATGCTGTGACTTTCCTACTTCTCAAAAGAAGGACCATCTACTGGctgattcctggaggaaaagtccatagtttagacacggaggaagcctctgcttgccctggatcagtagcatggaatgttgctactctttgggttttggccaggtactagtgacctggattggccaccataatgagctactggacttgatggactattggtctgacccagtaaggctattcttatgaaataAAACTCTTCAAATtgtaatgttttcttttatcgtGTTTTCTGCTGGTGTGTTGCAAGTCTGCTAATGGGGACACAATATGTACTGTAAAATGTGTCCTGGACCCAATGGGGCAATTTCTCACAAGAAGCACTGGTAGTAAATATAAGAGGTGTATATTTAAAATGACAAAATGCCCCCTAACTATTACACAGCTATTTGTTTCGCTGTTCGCAGGTGATTTCCGCTACACCCCTGAAATGTTGAAACATCCATCACTGAACAACACAAAGACAATAGATGTCTTGTATTTGGACAACACAAACTGCCATCCTAACCGTGAGCTCCCTTCCCGACAAGAAGCTACCAGGCAGATAATAGATCTTATTAGACGACATCCGGAACACGATGTCGTGATTGGTAAGCTTAGATGCTCAAAGCTATCTGTTTTCATTGTTTAAAAAGTCCTGTCTTGCTCAGTTATTTACTCCTTGATCTCACACTTTACTGTTCTTTAGCATTTCTCCAGAtcggtacagttcactgatgggtaatagctcaccattaccagcaggtggagatagagaccaaacttttggctgtaatactaatagctgtgcttccctctatataatcagtctgttctcagtctcagcAGGTGGTAGGTGAGCTGTGCCAGTTTCCCTTGGTGTGTAGGACTGTTGGAATTTGTGTAGTGCTCCTTGTCCCTGTCTGGTGCTGGTCTGAGCTTGGGGGGACCCTTTCGGGGGTCTATCTAACTGCACTCAACGGGTCCCGAGTTgagtccctcctccccctcccaaaaattTTGTAAAGGTgtctcagctgtaagccttgccactgaTACCAGCAGCTTGCCTGACGCTAGCAAGAGCAGTGTGTTGTGAAATCTGTGCTCAcaacgggaagggggggggggcgaatcgaatcaaaatattttccctgaatcaggcagctctAGTCTTCATAGTTTTTCTCTCTGTAATCCTTTAACTATTTGCATTTATTGCATATTTTGCAGGTCTTTACAGcttagggaaagagatgctgctgagagatTTGGCTCTAGAATTCAAAACCTGGATTGTTGTCAGTCCTCAGAGATTTGAGCTGATAAGCCTGCTGGAACTTGAGGACGTCTTCACCGTGGAGGAGTTTGCTGGGAGAGTTCGTGCAGTGAACCAGTCTGAAATTCGATACATCAACATGATCGCGTGGAACCGAACCCGCCCGACAATAGCTATTTTCCCCACAAGCAGAGATGTAAAACTTTGGCACAAGGATGCCCACGTGGTTCCTTATTCAGACCACTCATCTTTTCAGGAGCTGTGCGACTTTGTGGCTGCATTGAAACCTCGCTCCATTATTCCTGTCGTAAAGAACGATGTGTGTGAAGCTCACTTTAAAATGTATCTGAGCTCCCCTCAGAAGGCTGTTTCTAGCATTAAAATTCCagagtcagtccagaggtttATGAGGGAGCAGAATGGTGTAGGGACGACTCCTTTGTCGTTTAAAAGGACGTTGATGCCACATTTCCCCAGAGGTGTGGTGTTCGAGTCTCTGGAAGAAAATATTAAATTATCCAAGAACTTAGCAGCAACCGGGGTCAGTTACAAGAATGCAGCACCCTGGTCTGAAAGTGAATCCTCCAGTCCATTGGACCCTGATGGGGATAAGTCATGGGAATGTGGAAAGAAACAGCAGCTATGCATGAAATATAAAACAAGGAAGCCTTATGATAAATTGTATCTACCAGCGTGCCATGACAGCAGCGAAGAAAATTCATCGCCCAGTGTTATAGACCAGTGCAAAGAGGAAGATTCACTGGTGTTGCCACCTACAGCGTCCACTTTTAAACCCCCAGAAAGTCCAGAACTTAATGCAAGGACTGATGGCAGCTCACATCTGTCAGCCTCCTTAAAACTGAATAACGATGTTCTGGCAGAGAGAAACAGAAGAACTGTGAAAGAGAAACTCTTTCTACACGAGGACTGTCATGGCGGACAAAGAGCCTGGGTGTCTGGCAGGTCTCCGGTCCCACATTGCAGAGGGCAAGACTTGACACAGAAATACTTTCTGATCCCCTTCACCAAGCAGACGAGATCAATGGCTCAGTGCTTCCATGAACGTGTTGAAAATTATTTTAAGAGAAGTCTAAGGTGATAACAGCAATGTTCAGCCTTTTAATCATATGCAATTAAGATAAGGTTTTTTGTCCCTTCTATGTAATATGTTTAACTCTATGTAATATGTTTAACCGGACAACATATTGACATTATAAACAATTTACTTCTGCTGTAAACCTTCAAGGATTGTGTTTTGTTCACTCTTTCATTGTTTTATTTGTctgtaaagaaatggttccagggAAACATTTACAGGAATCACAAATGCACATATGAAGCACAAATGCACTTATAaagtgggttgggtttttttccccatctTCAGTGCTATGTTTTACCTGCTCTTTAAAATAAGAACCCCCTACTTCTGTATCACAGTTGGGGGGCTATCCCTGGATGAATGTAGCAGAAATTTAGTAGGCGTGTTGCCATCTCAGCCCAGTACTTTAGCgtctttggcctagattcactaaactcaccgatcctgTAATGATTGCGATCGTTCATGTTccccggcctgattcactaaactgctgtccGATGAATCTCCActccgatccgatccacccatgcaaattagtaaaatctCATGCAAAATAGCAAAGCGATTAATTCACTAACaactgcttggctattttgaatcgggttttactatcctaaaacccgactgctgcggAGTGTTTGGCGGAGGACGGGAGGAGGGGGCCATGGTGATGATGGCAGGAGGAACCagacattcctcctgccataaGTTTGGCGGCGGGCAGGtgacagaagccctgacagcagtgacaggaggctgcttctcctgtcactactgtcagggctctgccccgactcaatcgctcactgaatgattgagtcggggagtttgcatgcaaatgattttcaccactgtgcaaatcatttgcatgcaaacaagatagtgaatcaatcgctgtttcaaaaaCGGCCAGAGAgtcagccaacagcgattgaatcgctatctttagtgaatctgggcctttgtttTGAATAAAATTTCTGCGTAGTTCATCCACAAAGACAGCCCCTGATATGTGTATGGACACAGGAGGTACTTTTGGTTTACTGGCGAACACATTTTGTATTTTGAGTTGGTGTGTACTAAAGTGAGTCAAGCACGACTGAGAATAATATTAAATTTAGCTAAGCCAGGAGAAGTGATTTTGTTTAAcgtacatacataaaatctttgaCAGAGAAAGTTCTAGTTGCATATCTGTCACTTAACAGATTTTTAATTCAGGAAAGAGAATGAAAATCCTCCTTTTTAGGGTTTAGTTTCTCCAAAGACAAGCAGGGATGATTCAGTCACTTGCAAGTGACAGTATCCATCAGTTCCATGGACAGACTAGTTCTAAAGCTCAGAAAATTCTTGAAGACTTTTCTGCCCATTACCAACTCTGTCTTTTCTTGTTATCATGGAGGCGAGAAGTACGAGAGGGATAAAAGATCCGTTTCCTCCGGGAATTTGCCCCCAGTGGGGTATCTTTCTCCGCTCTTCTGAATCCTGAACCAGGCAGGTAGCACTGTCCTGATTAAATTTGCACTTCTGAGACCTAGAGCAGGTTGTCTACCCAACTGTTGCCTCTTGAAACTGGCACGCCCTGAACGTTCTGTACAGCCAACGAGGCagtgttgttggggttttttttttaaatttagagtATCGTGCTTCAGCAATCGGATCTGGGTACCGCACCTCAGCTCTTATTTTGTACAGACATGCTGTTTTCCTGTTTTGtgctacaaaaataaaaaaattgaagcACTGGAGTTACAATAACCAACGACAAAATAAACCACTCCAGTGAtattaaacttaattttatagaccgggtcttcaaccaaaaggtgctcgacttggtttacaataatgtaagtatagtacataaatatagaagaagaatgtaatctagaatggctgTTTCCAAAGTACTttgacgatctaaaagacaagtcgtccgagtaccgataatcaaaacgggttttagacgtacctaaaaacgacttaggccttgtcAGTGCTACTGTACGGCCAGAgttaaaaggggcgttttaggaggagcggtgagggcgggacgtgggctgacctaAACTTAGTCGTGCTgcaagtttaacgaggctgcctggacggaagttgtacgttgtgacttaggccatgtaaaaacgGTTCACAGTCATTTGCGCGTgggacaaagccgcgccgacatttgagcccagacaaaTGGGCGCAAGGCTTCAGCGCGCCgccggaaaagttaattttaaagagctctgacgggggtgtgggggggaaccccccagtttacttaatagtgtttgtgctgccgttgggggggggggttggaaccccccattatagaggaaccTTAACTTTTTCCCAATTCCCAGTAGGAGCGTTTATTAAGACTAAACGGTATTTGTGACCTGTGTGCATTAGAAATGTGATTCTAAATCCTCAAGAGATGGCAGTCAATAAAGTTGGATCCCCAAGTAAGACTGCTCTTCTGGGTATCTGGATTGAATACTTAGGGGATGAATCTGGGATGATAATAGTTTACCCTggaacttcactggctccctatttgcCATCGCAtaaagttcaagatcttattgatGACctccaagtgtgttcattctgctgcccctcaatatctctccttgcttctttctcatacacctcccagagaactccctTCCTCAcgtcagctgctcttagctgtacccttctcctccactgccaatttcagacttcattcctttcatctacctgtgcctggaataaattacccgagtttgtccgcaaaaccccttcccttcccttgtttaaacgcagattgaaaacccacctctttgatatagccttcaatccttaaccctacttctctgccctccaacccagccagctgattaacccttccccttaactgtatccatgacatcctgtttgtctgtcttagtctgtttagattgtaagctcttttgagcagggactgtcttctttgtgactctgaacagcgctgcgtgcgtctggtagcgctc encodes:
- the DCLRE1B gene encoding 5' exonuclease Apollo isoform X2, whose protein sequence is MNGALIPNTPIAVDFWQIRKCNHVCLFFLSHMHADHTVGLSSTWNRPIYCSPLTAKILQLRLQVHREWIHPLEEGVPHKLNLDNIGKETMTVTLIDANHCPGSVMFLFEGYFGTILYTGDFRYTPEMLKHPSLNNTKTIDVLYLDNTNCHPNRELPSRQEATRQIIDLIRRHPEHDVVIGLYSLGKEMLLRDLALEFKTWIVVSPQRFELISLLELEDVFTVEEFAGRVRAVNQSEIRYINMIAWNRTRPTIAIFPTSRDVKLWHKDAHVVPYSDHSSFQELCDFVAALKPRSIIPVVKNDVCEAHFKMYLSSPQKAVSSIKIPESVQRFMREQNGVGTTPLSFKRTLMPHFPRGVVFESLEENIKLSKNLAATGVSYKNAAPWSESESSSPLDPDGDKSWECGKKQQLCMKYKTRKPYDKLYLPACHDSSEENSSPSVIDQCKEEDSLVLPPTASTFKPPESPELNARTDGSSHLSASLKLNNDVLAERNRRTVKEKLFLHEDCHGGQRAWVSGRSPVPHCRGQDLTQKYFLIPFTKQTRSMAQCFHERVENYFKRSLR
- the DCLRE1B gene encoding 5' exonuclease Apollo isoform X1, with the protein product MRSSAGLLIGARKELPILSLRPMSGCFCLPWKRAAFPTEGLLQLQQNRGPRRPQQLFPGLGYVLCPGIFDHTVGLSSTWNRPIYCSPLTAKILQLRLQVHREWIHPLEEGVPHKLNLDNIGKETMTVTLIDANHCPGSVMFLFEGYFGTILYTGDFRYTPEMLKHPSLNNTKTIDVLYLDNTNCHPNRELPSRQEATRQIIDLIRRHPEHDVVIGLYSLGKEMLLRDLALEFKTWIVVSPQRFELISLLELEDVFTVEEFAGRVRAVNQSEIRYINMIAWNRTRPTIAIFPTSRDVKLWHKDAHVVPYSDHSSFQELCDFVAALKPRSIIPVVKNDVCEAHFKMYLSSPQKAVSSIKIPESVQRFMREQNGVGTTPLSFKRTLMPHFPRGVVFESLEENIKLSKNLAATGVSYKNAAPWSESESSSPLDPDGDKSWECGKKQQLCMKYKTRKPYDKLYLPACHDSSEENSSPSVIDQCKEEDSLVLPPTASTFKPPESPELNARTDGSSHLSASLKLNNDVLAERNRRTVKEKLFLHEDCHGGQRAWVSGRSPVPHCRGQDLTQKYFLIPFTKQTRSMAQCFHERVENYFKRSLR